In Agromyces archimandritae, one genomic interval encodes:
- a CDS encoding zinc-dependent metalloprotease → MLRELLSGQGGIDPSKLAGAAGLPGDPASLAAIFQQLQGAMNRADDGIDWSIALKQGEERAQAGQRQIGEAERAEYDRAFTLAALWLDEAVDVSSLPGTPELLTRRAWVAQTMPIWSQLAEPVALSISDSLTRVMSEQAPEELRGMIQGASRMMRAVGGTLFAMQLGQVVGQLSAEVVSGGDIGIPLLPDGRAAILPQNAAEFGDGLDIAASEVGLYLAVRELAHARLFRHARWLRLHLISSITEFARGISVDTARLEELAEDFDPSNPETLREAVVSGTLIRPKNAGQQAALARLETMLALVEGWVDVATAQATERLPRSGAIAETIRRRRASGGPAESAFATLVGLELRPRRLREAAELWRRITDAVGKEGRDALWAHPDLLPTGEDLDDPAGFVARVSGADAETNSADESFDQALEALLRGETAPLGDEDLPPRERPDDDESAGGPAR, encoded by the coding sequence ATGCTGCGCGAGCTCCTCTCCGGCCAGGGCGGCATCGACCCGTCGAAACTGGCCGGCGCCGCGGGCCTGCCCGGCGACCCGGCGAGCCTCGCCGCCATCTTCCAGCAACTGCAGGGCGCCATGAACCGCGCCGACGACGGCATCGACTGGTCGATCGCCCTCAAGCAGGGCGAAGAGCGGGCCCAGGCCGGCCAGCGGCAGATCGGCGAGGCCGAACGCGCCGAATACGACCGCGCCTTCACCCTCGCCGCGCTCTGGCTCGACGAGGCCGTCGACGTCAGCTCGCTGCCCGGCACCCCGGAGCTGCTCACCCGCCGCGCCTGGGTCGCCCAGACCATGCCGATCTGGTCGCAGCTGGCCGAGCCCGTCGCCCTCTCGATCTCCGACTCGCTGACCCGGGTCATGAGCGAGCAGGCGCCCGAGGAGCTCCGCGGCATGATCCAAGGCGCGAGCCGCATGATGCGCGCCGTCGGCGGCACGCTCTTCGCCATGCAGCTCGGCCAGGTCGTCGGCCAGCTTTCGGCCGAGGTCGTCTCGGGCGGCGACATCGGCATCCCGCTGCTGCCCGACGGGCGCGCCGCGATCCTGCCGCAGAACGCCGCCGAGTTCGGCGACGGCCTCGACATCGCCGCCTCCGAGGTCGGCCTCTACCTCGCCGTCCGCGAGCTCGCCCACGCCCGCCTGTTCCGCCACGCCCGCTGGCTGCGCCTGCACCTCATCTCCTCCATCACCGAGTTCGCCCGCGGCATCTCGGTCGACACCGCTCGCCTCGAAGAGCTCGCCGAGGATTTCGACCCGTCGAACCCCGAAACCCTCCGCGAGGCCGTCGTCTCCGGCACCCTCATCCGCCCGAAGAACGCCGGTCAGCAGGCCGCGCTCGCCCGCCTCGAGACGATGCTCGCCCTCGTCGAGGGCTGGGTCGACGTCGCGACCGCGCAGGCGACCGAGCGGCTCCCGCGAAGCGGTGCGATCGCCGAGACGATCCGTCGCCGCCGTGCCTCCGGCGGCCCCGCCGAGTCCGCCTTCGCGACCCTCGTCGGCCTCGAACTGCGGCCCCGCCGCCTCCGTGAGGCCGCCGAACTCTGGCGACGGATCACCGACGCCGTCGGCAAAGAGGGGCGCGACGCCCTCTGGGCCCACCCCGACCTCCTGCCGACCGGCGAGGACCTCGACGACCCGGCCGGGTTCGTCGCGCGGGTCTCGGGGGCGGATGCCGAGACGAACTCCGCCGACGAATCCTTCGACCAGGCCCTCGAAGCCCTGCTGCGCGGTGAGACGGCCCCCCTCGGCGACGAGGATCTGCCCCCGCGCGAACGCCCGGACGACGACGAATCCGCCGGCGGCCCCGCCCGCTGA
- the nudC gene encoding NAD(+) diphosphatase, with the protein MPEPAEDAPGGATPPAPHPPLARTPADRDAEARTEEAGEAFASRADARVLAMHAGRVLQAMRVGGRGPELELRHPSALPDPELRVYLGRLPGGEPLELGVFGDEAARRIEPEPARWVGVRGAELPEVELAFAVEALGLANWHRSHASCPRCGAPTEPVQRGWARRCPAEDALVFPRTDPAIITLVTDDEDRVLLGSNAMWEPNRYSLLAGFVEPGESLESAVAREIREEAGIGVDRIAYVASQPWPFPASLMLGFTARVPAGADAALARPDGEEILSLRWFSRAELASTVGEVTLPDGTSIARWMLERWFGGPIPDAPGAGE; encoded by the coding sequence GTGCCCGAGCCCGCTGAGGATGCACCCGGCGGCGCGACGCCGCCCGCCCCGCATCCGCCGCTCGCGCGCACCCCGGCCGACCGCGACGCGGAGGCGCGCACCGAGGAGGCCGGCGAGGCCTTCGCGTCTCGTGCGGACGCGCGGGTCCTCGCGATGCACGCTGGCCGTGTGCTCCAGGCGATGCGCGTCGGCGGTCGGGGGCCCGAGCTCGAACTCAGGCATCCGTCCGCGCTGCCGGATCCGGAGCTGCGGGTCTACCTCGGCCGGCTGCCGGGCGGCGAGCCGCTCGAACTCGGCGTGTTCGGCGATGAGGCGGCGCGGCGGATCGAGCCCGAGCCGGCCCGCTGGGTCGGGGTGCGCGGGGCCGAGCTGCCGGAGGTCGAGCTCGCCTTCGCGGTCGAGGCGCTGGGGCTGGCGAATTGGCACCGTTCGCACGCCAGCTGTCCGCGCTGCGGGGCGCCGACCGAGCCGGTGCAGCGCGGTTGGGCGCGCCGCTGCCCCGCTGAGGATGCCCTCGTGTTCCCGCGCACCGATCCGGCGATCATCACGCTCGTCACCGACGACGAGGATCGCGTGCTGCTCGGTTCGAACGCCATGTGGGAGCCGAACCGGTATTCGCTGCTCGCGGGCTTCGTCGAGCCGGGCGAGAGCCTCGAGTCGGCCGTCGCGCGCGAGATCCGCGAGGAGGCCGGCATCGGCGTCGACCGCATCGCCTATGTCGCATCGCAGCCGTGGCCGTTCCCGGCGTCCCTGATGCTCGGGTTCACGGCGCGCGTCCCGGCCGGGGCGGATGCCGCGCTCGCCCGCCCCGACGGCGAGGAGATCCTGTCGCTGCGCTGGTTCTCGCGCGCCGAGCTGGCCTCGACCGTCGGCGAGGTCACGCTGCCGGACGGCACCTCGATCGCGCGGTGGATGCTCGAGCGCTGGTTCGGCGGGCCGATCCCCGACGCACCGGGGGCTGGGGAGTGA
- a CDS encoding ATP-dependent helicase, producing the protein MSEPEALLEALDEEQRVVAEALHGPVCVLAGAGTGKTRAITHRIAYGVRTGAYDPKRVMALTFTSRAANELRARLHALGAGGVPARTFHSAALAQLNHFWPQLAGGPAPRILEGKARVLAQAAQRIGLAVDTATLRDVAGEIEWRKVTGRSVEQYASAFEARGPVGRLSLEQVLELQAAYETLKDERRALDFEDVLLATAGMIAQEPAVAMHVREQYRHFVVDEYQDVSPLQQQLLELWLDDRSEVCVVGDASQTIYSFAGADAGYLLGFERRWHDATLVRLVRNYRSAPPIIGYANRIMAGRAGALQLRSGVGADAAAHPVLEAPPIHVADDDLAEARHVAARIRSLIDDGAAASGIAVLTRVNSQSAVVEQALGEAGVSHRVRGGARFFDLPEVREAVRALRAAALTISDEPLFKSVSDVLRSLGWSVEPPTGPGAVRARWESLNTIAALVDGMPAGTTFRQFADQLSARADAHHEPTVEAVTIATVHSAKGLEWDAVFLIGLAEGLLPISYARREESIDEERRLFYVGVTRARRRLELSWAKRSPQSRADREPSRFLREAGSRIPAGTPARAR; encoded by the coding sequence GTGAGCGAGCCCGAGGCGCTCCTGGAGGCCCTCGACGAGGAGCAGCGCGTGGTCGCCGAGGCCCTGCACGGCCCGGTGTGCGTGCTCGCCGGCGCCGGCACGGGCAAGACGCGTGCGATCACGCACCGCATCGCCTACGGCGTGCGCACCGGCGCGTACGACCCCAAGCGCGTCATGGCCCTCACCTTCACGAGTCGCGCGGCGAACGAACTGCGCGCACGCCTGCACGCGCTCGGCGCCGGCGGCGTGCCGGCGCGCACCTTCCACTCGGCGGCCCTCGCCCAGCTGAACCACTTCTGGCCGCAGCTGGCCGGCGGCCCCGCCCCGCGCATCCTCGAGGGCAAGGCGCGGGTGCTGGCGCAGGCGGCGCAGCGCATCGGCCTCGCCGTCGACACGGCGACCCTGCGCGACGTCGCCGGCGAGATCGAATGGCGGAAGGTCACCGGTCGCTCGGTCGAGCAGTACGCATCCGCCTTCGAGGCGCGCGGGCCCGTCGGGCGGCTCTCGCTCGAGCAGGTCCTCGAGCTGCAGGCCGCCTACGAGACCCTGAAGGACGAGCGGCGCGCGCTCGACTTCGAGGACGTGCTGCTGGCCACCGCCGGCATGATCGCCCAGGAGCCGGCCGTGGCGATGCATGTGCGCGAGCAGTACCGGCATTTCGTCGTCGACGAGTATCAGGACGTCTCGCCCCTGCAGCAGCAGCTGCTCGAGCTGTGGCTCGACGACCGCAGCGAGGTGTGCGTCGTCGGCGACGCGAGCCAGACGATCTACTCATTCGCGGGTGCGGATGCCGGATATCTGCTCGGATTCGAGCGGCGCTGGCACGATGCGACGCTCGTGCGGCTCGTCCGCAACTACCGCTCGGCCCCGCCCATCATCGGCTACGCGAACCGCATCATGGCCGGCCGTGCGGGCGCCCTGCAGTTGCGTTCGGGGGTGGGGGCGGATGCCGCGGCGCATCCCGTCCTCGAGGCGCCGCCGATCCACGTCGCCGACGACGACCTGGCCGAGGCGCGGCACGTGGCCGCGCGCATCCGCTCGCTCATCGACGACGGCGCGGCCGCCTCCGGCATCGCGGTGCTCACGCGCGTGAACTCGCAGTCGGCGGTCGTCGAGCAGGCGCTCGGGGAGGCCGGGGTGAGTCACCGGGTGCGCGGCGGCGCGCGCTTCTTCGACCTGCCGGAGGTGCGCGAGGCCGTGCGTGCGCTGCGGGCGGCTGCGCTCACGATCAGCGACGAGCCGTTGTTCAAATCGGTGTCGGACGTGCTGCGTTCGCTCGGCTGGTCGGTGGAGCCGCCGACGGGACCGGGTGCGGTGCGGGCACGCTGGGAGTCGTTGAACACGATCGCGGCGCTCGTGGACGGGATGCCGGCCGGCACGACCTTCAGGCAGTTCGCCGACCAGCTGAGCGCGCGGGCCGACGCCCATCACGAGCCGACGGTCGAGGCGGTCACCATCGCGACGGTGCATTCGGCGAAGGGCCTGGAATGGGATGCGGTCTTCCTCATCGGCCTCGCCGAGGGGCTGCTGCCGATCTCGTACGCCCGGCGCGAGGAGTCGATCGACGAGGAGCGTCGGCTCTTCTACGTCGGCGTGACGCGCGCCAGGCGCCGGCTGGAGCTCAGCTGGGCCAAGCGGAGCCCGCAGTCGCGTGCGGACCGGGAGCCGTCGCGTTTCCTCCGAGAAGCCGGCAGCCGCATTCCGGCTGGAACGCCAGCGCGCGCTCGGTGA